CGTAACCCCAAGCCTTTCTACCATTGACCAGCAGCCGGCGCGCATGGGCGAAGAGGCCTTTACCTTATTCTTAGAAGCCATGGCCAAAAAAGCAGCCGGCACTGAGGAGACAGAGCTAGTCACAGAACCCAAGAAGATTATTCTGGATCCGGTATTGATCGTCAGGGAATCTTCGGTAATGACTGTGATGGCTTAAGCGCCAATACCGATTGGTTATTTTTCCTGGAGCAAACCGTTTATTAGCTGTTTTCCTGAAAAATGCCCCAAACCAGGACGAGCCTATTGCCGGGCAAATCTCGCATTTGTACCTAATTACCTGCGCCTTTAAAGGTCCTTAAAGATCATTATAACGCTGCGACTTCTGCCTATGGAAGTTTGCTTCACTACCTCGTCATATAATTTGTTGGGCCATTCTTTGAGAATCGGTCAGGCTAAAAAAATTATCAAAGCGTTTTGAGCCTGTTTTCCTAAAAACAGGCTCAAAACAGGCTTTCCGGTAAGTCTATGATTTACACCACTACGCTTTAAGATGATGAAAAAAATCTTGCTGGCCCTCCTTTCCTCTGCGCTCTGTAGCCTTCCACTCTCTTCTTTCTCTCAAAAGGGCCCTATTCCGGCTCACTGGCACAAGGGCGTGACGTATGAGATCTTTGTACGGGCTTTCGCCGATTCTAACGGGGACGGCATAGGCGATATCAAAGGCATGACCAGAAGACTGGATTACCTGCAGGAGCTGGGTGTGAAAGGGGTCTGGCTTATGCCCATCAGCCCCGCCCCTTCTTACCACAAATATGACGTGGTGGATTACAAAGACATTGACCCCGAGTATGGCACCATGGCAGATTTCAAGCAGTTTGTGAAAGAGGCCCATGCCCGGGATATCAAGGTGATCCTGGACATGGTGCCCAACCACAGCAGTTCTTTGCACCCCTGGTTTCAGGCAGCCATGAAAGACCCTAATAGCCCCTATCGTGACTATTATGTCTGGCAGGACAGCGCCAAAGTAAGGGGCCAGGAACATTGGTACAGCCCTAAAGACGCGTCGGGAAAGATTTTGGGTGGTCAGAAATACTACGGCTTCTTCTGGCACGGCATGCCCGACCTCAACTATGACAACCCCAAGGTACGTGCCGAGATGATTGAGGCCGGCAGGTTCTGGCTGAAGGAAGTGGGAATAGACGGTTTCAGGTTAGACGCCGTGCGGCACGTGTACCCAGATGCCGAGGCGGCTAAAAACCATGCCTGGTGGCGGGAGTTTAGAAGGGAACTGGACAAGGTGAAACCGGGCTTTTTCACGGTGGGCGAAGTATGGGCCCCAGACTCCCAGGTGGCGCCGTACCTGCAACAGGGGCTCCATTCCGTGTTTAACTTTGACCTGAGTTTCGCGCTGGTAAAGGCCCTCCAAACCGGGGACGCCGCCGGCCTGGCCCCACTGCATAAACGCATTCAGAATCTCTACCAAACCGTTGATCCTGCCTTTGTGGACGCCACATTTTTGACCAACCATGACCAAAACCGGATCATGAGTGAGGTAGCCGGAAACACAGGCAAAGCCAAAGTAGCAGCCGCTTTGCTCTTGACCCTGCCCGGCTCCCCTTTTCTGTACTACGGCGAAGAATTGGGCATGACCGGCATGAAACCCGACGAGTATATCAGGGAGCCTTTCCTGTGGGCTGATAGCCTCCATTCCCCAGACCGCACCCGCTGGATCTCGCCTAAATACAATACCCAGGAAACCCTAAAGCCCCTACAGGAGCAGCAAAAAGACCAAAGCTCCCTGTGGCATCATTACAAAACCTTGATCAGTCTTCGGGAGAAAAATGAGGCCTTGCATTCTGGTGTTTTGAAACCCATTATATTGCCCTTGTCGCAGGTATCTGCTTTCCGGCGAATCTCCCCTACCCAGCGGCTGGTAGTCGTACACAATACCTCAGACAAAGAAGTTACTGTTGCTATTCCGGGGTTAAAAAAGAGGAAAACCAAGCTGCTTTTCGCTTCCCAGAAAATCATCTGGCAGAAAGACCAGGTAGTGTTGCCGGGCTATGGCTCAGTGGTGCTGGAAGAGAAATAAGAGCTTACACAGCAGCGGTCCGTTTTGGGCCTGCTTTTTGAAAAACAGGCCCAAAACGGACCGCTGATTTTTTACTTTTGAATCTTACAAAACGCCTGGAAGTTAAAAAGCCTTTCTCATTTTCACGTACTCCAACCCATCCCGGCAAAAACATTCCCCTTCGGGTTCCATCCCCATTTTCTGGTAGAATTCTAAGGCCGAGGCACGGGCATGGCACCACACCAAGGTAATGTTTTGGCTGGCCGCCACCGAAAATACATGTTCTAAAAGCTTGCTGCCATAGCCTCTTTTCTGAAAGGTGGGCAGCGTAGCGAATTTCCTGAATTGCGCCTGATGCCCGTTACGGAAAAGAGACACCACCGAGATAATCTGCTGATCCACCATCAACCCAAAATGTTGCCCCTGGTCATCATCCGGTAACTGCACAAAGCTTAGTGGCTTGTTGGGCCACATAACCATCTGCCGAATAAGCCAGGTCTGATCTGCGGATATCTCTTTGATTTCAAGTTTACCGGGCATACTTGCGCTTCCGGAGCCAGAATTTCACCACCCCAAACAGCGCCAGCAACACCAGCGGAATGCCCAGGTTAATGGCCTGCCATTTGGTTCTTTCTTCCCGCAGCTTGAGCTTATCCAGCGGTCTTAACTTGATCTCTTTCCCTCTCAATTCTATCAGTCCCTTTTCATTGAGCAGATAGTCTACCACGTTTTTCAGGAGCTCTTTGTTGGCAAAGCGGGTGCGGGTGAATCGGTCAAAACCCAGTTCCAAAGGCCTCCCCGACCGTGGATCTACCTCGTTGGCCGCCAGATCTCCGTCAGAGAACACCACTATCTGTGAGGCTTTGCTTTCCGGCAGGAACGGAATAGAGGACCCTTCCGGCACCGGCCGGTTTTTGAATACGGATTGGAACTTGCCTTCCAGCAGGTACCCCACCGGAATGGCGTTTTGATTGAAAAGCTTGGGGTAACGGTCTACTCTGGGGTCATTCAAGGAAATGGAAACCGGTGAATCGCGCTTGCGCGAATACTGGGAGGTCCACATAAGCGGGGATTTTTTGATGCCCATGGCTTTCACGGTATCCAGGGAGCTCACAAACTTGGTCTGCACGGCATCCAGGTTGCGGGTAACCGGCAACTCACTGAAGCTATTGATCAAAGGGTAATAGCGCCAGGGCACCAGCTGGGTCTGCGGCTGGTTGCCCATGTACCCTGTTACCATAGGTATGAAGCTGGAATTTAGGTCCTGCACCAGGTCTGGGTTTACGCGCACCCCATACTTAAACAACATGTCCTGCAGGTTGAGGTCATACGGGAACGCCAGGGCGCCTTCCTCCCTCACGCTATCCAGCGAGGCCCGCACGCCGTCCAGCATAAAGAGCAGTTTCCCGCCTCTGATCAGGAACTGATCCATTTTGTATTTGTCCTGCTCAGAAAAAGGCTGGGTAGGTTTCATGAGCACCACCAGGTTGAAGTTGTTCAGGTTGGGTACCTGAGACAGGTTCACGCGGTTCACGGTGTAGTATTCAGACAAGGTGCCCAAGAAATCGGCGGCCTGCGGTAACCAGAGTTCCCCGTGGCCTTGTAGCACACCAATGCGGCCGGCACTGGTGGAAGCTACTTTCTGGATGCCCGTAGCCAGTTCATACTCCAGCCCTTCAATAGATTGGTTTAACCGTTCTTCCGGCGAAGCCGTTTGGCTTCCTTTGAGTAAAGTGGCCGCTGTCTCTTTGCTTCCCGCGGAAATCAAGGCGCCCGGAAAGACGATTTTTTCTACCTTTTTATCTCCTTCCTGCGCAAACAGGTTGGTGGGCTGCAGTCCTTTCTGCGCCAATTGGGTATAGAACTGGTTGCGGGCCTCTTCATTGGTGTTGGCGTTAGGGTCTATAAACTGGTACTGCACCCGACCGTCTGAATACAGCCGGAATTCTTCCAGCATCTCACGTGTGCTGTTCTGCAGGCGCCGGAACCCCGCCGGGAATTCGCCTTCCAGGTACACGGTTATGTTCACCGGCTCCTTCAGGTTGGCCAGTAAGGTTTTGGTTTGGTCTGAGATAGAATAGCGTTTGTCCTCGGTGAGGTCTAGCCGGAAGAAGTAGCGGTTGGCCACAAAGTTGAGGACCAGCAGCAGCCCTACGGCTACCAGGAAAAAGGTCCAGTCATGGCGGCGGCGGCTTTCCACCACCGGCTTTTGCGGATTAGGTTGGGTCTGCTCTACCATTTTCTGCTCTCCAATACAAGTTTAGTGGCTAGTAGCATAATGGTGATCACGCTCAGGAAATACAGCACATCACGGGAGTCTATCAGGCCCTTACTGATGGCGTTGTAGTGGTAAGAGATGCCTAACTGCGCGATGTAGTAAGAAAAGGTACCCCACGCATCTATAGAGGCCAGCAGATCAAACCCGGTGTACACCAGGTAACACAGGAACACCGCCAGGATAAAGGCCACAATCTGGTTCTCCGTAAGCGACGACGCAAACACGCCCATGGCCACAAACACGGCCGCCAGAAATACCAGCCCCAAGTAAGATCCTGCAACGGCCGCTGAATCTATGTTGCCCACCGGGTCGCCCAGTTGGTACACGCTTACATAATACAGCAAGGACGGCAACAGGGCAAACAGTACCAGCAGCAAGCAGGCGAAGTATTTGCCTAGCAGCAATTGAGTATCTGACAAAGGCTTGGTCAGCAGCAGTTCCATAGTGCCGCCCTTCCGCTCTTCGGCGAAGGTGCGCATGGTAATGGCCGGAATCAGGAACAAAAACAGCCAGGGTGCCAGCAGGAAAACGCTCTGCAGATCGGCGTAGCCGTAGTCCAGCACGCTGCTGTCTGGGAACACCCACATAAACAGCCCCGTGGCCACCAGAAACACCCCAATGACTATATAGCCGATAAGAGAGTTGAGGTAGGAATTGAATTCTTTGGAAAGGATGGCGAACATAATTTTTTAGACACAGGTATCAAGACACAAGTATCAGGATTTGGTTAGCTTAAGGGTTGAGTTATTATTCTGCCTTCTGTTTTGGGCCTGTTTTGGAGAAAACAGGCCCAAAACAGAAATGGCTATTTGCCGCTGTTGGTCAGTTCCTGGAACAGCTTCTCCAATGAGTTCTCTTCCTGCTGAAGCCCTACCAGCGGCCAGCCCTGCTCCCCGGCCATCCTAAAAATAGCCGACCTAAGGTCTGAAGTTGAGCCAGCCACAATGCGGTATTTCAACGCACCGGCGAGCTCTACCCTTTCCACTCCGGGCAAAGAAAGCAAGGCTTTTTCCGGGTGCACGTCTGACTCAAACTCAGCCAGGATTCTGGTTTCCTGGCGGCCCATGTTTTTGAGTTCGGCCACGGGACTGTCTGCCACCAGTTTGCCTTGGTTAATGATGAGCACACGGTCACAGAGGGCGCTGACTTCCTGCATGATGTGGGTGGAGAACAGCACCGTTTTGGATTGGCCCACCTCTTTGATCAGTTGCCTGATCTCTACAATCTGGTTAGGGTCCAAGCCGGTGGTGGGCTCATCTAAAATTAAAACCTGGGGGTCATGGATAAGCGCCTGCGCCAACCCAACCCGCTGGCGGTAGCCTTTTGACAAGGCGCCAATCTTTTTGTGGCTCTCGCGGGTGAGGCCACACAAATTCACCATTTCATCGGTGCGGGCTTTCACCTGGCCGCTTCCCAGGCCGTGCAGTTTCCCAACAAAATGGAGGTATTCGCGCACGTACATGTCCAGGTACAGCGGGTTGTGCTCGGGCAGGTACCCTACCTGCCGCCGGACTTCCATGGGTTGCTCCAGCACGTCAAACCCATTCACCAGCACCGTTCCGCTGGTAGGCGGAAGGTAGCAGGTGGCAATTTTCATGGTCGTGGATTTTCCGGCCCCGTTGGGTCCCAGAAAGCCTACAATCTCACCCGTGCCCACCGTAAATGACACATGGTCCACGGCGGCCTGGGTCCCATAGAGTTTGGTAAGGTCTTTTATCTCAATTCCCATGTAGGCAGATTAGGCTTTCTTTGGCTCAGGCCTTCCCTTGGGCATAAGCGGGCGCACCTCAATATCCACGTGGTGGTAGTTGGGCGGCGACTGCAGCACGTGCAGAATGGTAGAGGCAATATCCTCGGGCTGCATCATGTTCTTAGGGGCGGTGCCGGTGCCTTCAAAGCCGTCAAAGAAGGCGGTGGCGGTAGAGCCCGGGTAAATACAGGTCACCTTCACGCCAAACGGACGAACCTCTTTGAACAAAGCCTGGGAAATTCCGCGTACCGCGAACTTGGTGGCGCAGTAGCCGCTCATGTTCTCAATACCGGTAAGGCCGGCAATGGAGGAGATGTTGATGATATGGCCCTCCATCTGCTTTTTCATTTGAGGCAACACCAGGCGCGTGCAGTAGAATATACCGTTAACGTTGGTATCCATCATGGTGAGCCAGTCTTTGGGGCTCATGGTATCCATTGCACCCTGAATGCCCAGGCCGGCATTGTTAATGAGCACAGATATGTTCTGCCGAAGGCGCTCCACGGTCTGCTCAAAGGCGGTCCAGACCGATTGCTCGTGGCGCACATCGCACTCAAAGAAATAAAAATCAGGGTGTGAAATTTTAGGGCGGGAACGGCTCCAACTTACTACGGTGGCGCCTTGCTCCAATAGTAACTTGGCGGCAGCCAGGCCTATACCGCTGCTGGCTCCGGTAATCACTACTACTTTTCCTTCTAGTTCCATATATGGTTTACGCTAGTAGATTCAACTTCCTTTCAAAATTAGTCAAAAGCGGGTTATTGTGGTTAGTTGTTCGTGATTAGTTACTAGTAGTTAGTAATGGAAGGCTGCTTATAGACCGAGGTTTGAAATCCAAGAACAAGGCATTTTCCTAAAACACACCTATCCGTTTTTGGCCTGTTTTCTGAAAAAAACCCTCAAAACGCCTTTACATTATCTATAGGATTACCCTTTTTTTCCCTGACAACTAATTACTAAACACTAAATACTAGTAACTAAATATCTCCTAACTGCGGCCTCAGCAGCAATTCTTCAATGACGGTGTTTTTAGACAGGCAGTGGGCGGTGAAAATGGCCTGGGCTACATCTTCGGGTTTCATGAAGCGGTCTTTGGGCAGGTCTACTCCTTCCCAGCTGGCGGTGAAGGTGGCACCCGGCAGAACGGCAGTGACCCGAATTCCGTGTTCTTTGAGTTCTTCGCGCAGCACGCGGGTCATGCCGTAGAGGGCATGCTTAGCTATACAGTAGGAGCCTCCGTTGGTGTAGGCCGTCACGCTGGCCGTGGAGCAGATGGTGAAGATATGCCCATCGCGGCGCTTGATCATGTCGCCTACCAGGCCTTTGGTCAGGTCATAGGCGCTGTAAAGGTTGGTGTTGATCATTTCGCGCAGCACGGTCTCACTCTCCTCATGGATCATGCCCGGTATGAAAAAGCCGGCGTTGTTCACCAGCACGTCAATCTTTACTTTCAGGGTTTTGATGTACTCCAGAAAGCGCTTAATCTCCCCTTCCTGCCCTACGTCTACGGCCTGGTAGAAAACCTTTGAGAAGGTGAAATCACGCTCAATCTCCAGTTTCAGTTTCTTCAGGTCCTGCTCATGGCGGGCGCAGGTGATTATATGGAACCCTTCGGCCGCGAAACGGTCTACAATGGCTCTGCCAATGCCTTTCGTGCCGCCGGTCACCACTATATATTTTTGCATGACAATGATGTTTTTTCTTTTTTCAACGTAATATAGGCATTTGAAACATAGAATGGCCTAAGGGCCTGCATTTGCGGCTGCGCCGCAAAACCATTTTCTTACCTCCCACATGAAAACCTTTGGTGCCTTTTTACTCTTCCTGTCCACCCTGGTAAAACGGGGAGAGTCTTTCAAAATCCTCTTTAACAGGGTCATAGATGAAGCCATTCTTATTGGTATTGATTCCATCTTTATTGTGGGGGTGGTCTCTTCCTTTATTGGGGCGGTAACCTGCGTGCAGATTTCCTACAACCTCACCAACGCGCTTATCCCTAACTCCACCATCGGGTTTATGGTGCGGGAGATGACCATTCTGGAACTGGCCCCCACCATCACCTCTATTGTGCTGGCCGGCAAGGTGGGTTCCAATATTGCCGGCGGGCTGGGTACCATGCGCATCACAGAGCAGATAGACGCCCTGGAAGTAATGGGAATCAACTCTGCCTCTTACCTGGTTTTGCCTAAAATCATTGCCTCCCTGCTGGTGTTCCCTATGCTGGTGATCATCTCCATGTTCTTGTCCATTCTGGGCGGGTATCTGGCCGGAACGCTATCGGGTGCCTTGTCTGGGCAGGAATATATCATTGGCCTTAGGTCCTCGTTCATTCCGTATAACATCACCTTCGCCCTGATCAAGTCTTTTGTATTTGCCTTTCTAATAGCCTCCATTTCTTCTTACCAGGGCTATTTTACCTCTGGGGGTGCCCTGGAGGTAGGCCGGGCGAGTACCAATGCCGTGACCAGCAGCGTGATTGCCATCTTAATTGCCGACTACGTTCTTGCCCAGGTGCTGCTCTAAACGTAGGACCGCCTTAGGGCTACCTATTCAGATTTTACCAACATGATTGAAATACATAACATCCAGAAAAGCTTTAACGGTAAAAAGGTGCTGAAAGGCATTAGTGGCGTCTTTGAATCTGGGAAGATGAATATGCTGTTAGGCGCCAGCGGTACCGGAAAAAGCGTGCTGCTTAAATGCATTGTAGGTCTGGTAAAGCCAGACGTAGGCAGCATTACCTATGATGGCCGTATCTTCGCCAACAACAAACTGGACATTAAACAGGAAATACGCCGTAAGATTGGCATGCTGTTCCAGGGCGGGGCCTTGTTTGACTCCATGAACGTGAACGAGAACGTGGAATTCCCCTTGATCATGCTCACCGACATGGGCAAGGCCGAACGAAAAGAGCGGGTAGAGTTTTGTTTAAAGCGCGTAGGGCTGGAAAACGCCGGAAACTTGATGCCCTCTGAACTCAGCGGCGGGATGAAGAAACGCGTTGGCATTGCCCGCGCCATTGCGCCCCATTGTACCTACTTGTTCTGTGATGAGCCCAACTCTGGCCTGGACCCTTTGACCGCCCTTAAGATTGACGAACTCATTAAGGAGATCACGGAGGAATATGACATCACCACCATTGTGGTAACCCATGACATGAACTCGGTGCTGGAGTACGGAGACAACGTCATGTTCCTGTATGAGGGTAAAAAACTCTGGGAAGGCCATAGCAGCACCATTATGGACACCCACGTGAAAGAACTCAACGACTTCATCTTCTCTAACCGCCTCATGCGGGACGCCAAAAAGATTGAGCAGATTGAAGAGGAAGAACAGAATAAA
This Rufibacter radiotolerans DNA region includes the following protein-coding sequences:
- a CDS encoding alpha-amylase family glycosyl hydrolase; this translates as MMKKILLALLSSALCSLPLSSFSQKGPIPAHWHKGVTYEIFVRAFADSNGDGIGDIKGMTRRLDYLQELGVKGVWLMPISPAPSYHKYDVVDYKDIDPEYGTMADFKQFVKEAHARDIKVILDMVPNHSSSLHPWFQAAMKDPNSPYRDYYVWQDSAKVRGQEHWYSPKDASGKILGGQKYYGFFWHGMPDLNYDNPKVRAEMIEAGRFWLKEVGIDGFRLDAVRHVYPDAEAAKNHAWWREFRRELDKVKPGFFTVGEVWAPDSQVAPYLQQGLHSVFNFDLSFALVKALQTGDAAGLAPLHKRIQNLYQTVDPAFVDATFLTNHDQNRIMSEVAGNTGKAKVAAALLLTLPGSPFLYYGEELGMTGMKPDEYIREPFLWADSLHSPDRTRWISPKYNTQETLKPLQEQQKDQSSLWHHYKTLISLREKNEALHSGVLKPIILPLSQVSAFRRISPTQRLVVVHNTSDKEVTVAIPGLKKRKTKLLFASQKIIWQKDQVVLPGYGSVVLEEK
- a CDS encoding GNAT family N-acetyltransferase → MPGKLEIKEISADQTWLIRQMVMWPNKPLSFVQLPDDDQGQHFGLMVDQQIISVVSLFRNGHQAQFRKFATLPTFQKRGYGSKLLEHVFSVAASQNITLVWCHARASALEFYQKMGMEPEGECFCRDGLEYVKMRKAF
- the gldG gene encoding gliding motility-associated ABC transporter substrate-binding protein GldG translates to MVEQTQPNPQKPVVESRRRHDWTFFLVAVGLLLVLNFVANRYFFRLDLTEDKRYSISDQTKTLLANLKEPVNITVYLEGEFPAGFRRLQNSTREMLEEFRLYSDGRVQYQFIDPNANTNEEARNQFYTQLAQKGLQPTNLFAQEGDKKVEKIVFPGALISAGSKETAATLLKGSQTASPEERLNQSIEGLEYELATGIQKVASTSAGRIGVLQGHGELWLPQAADFLGTLSEYYTVNRVNLSQVPNLNNFNLVVLMKPTQPFSEQDKYKMDQFLIRGGKLLFMLDGVRASLDSVREEGALAFPYDLNLQDMLFKYGVRVNPDLVQDLNSSFIPMVTGYMGNQPQTQLVPWRYYPLINSFSELPVTRNLDAVQTKFVSSLDTVKAMGIKKSPLMWTSQYSRKRDSPVSISLNDPRVDRYPKLFNQNAIPVGYLLEGKFQSVFKNRPVPEGSSIPFLPESKASQIVVFSDGDLAANEVDPRSGRPLELGFDRFTRTRFANKELLKNVVDYLLNEKGLIELRGKEIKLRPLDKLKLREERTKWQAINLGIPLVLLALFGVVKFWLRKRKYAR
- the gldF gene encoding gliding motility-associated ABC transporter permease subunit GldF encodes the protein MFAILSKEFNSYLNSLIGYIVIGVFLVATGLFMWVFPDSSVLDYGYADLQSVFLLAPWLFLFLIPAITMRTFAEERKGGTMELLLTKPLSDTQLLLGKYFACLLLVLFALLPSLLYYVSVYQLGDPVGNIDSAAVAGSYLGLVFLAAVFVAMGVFASSLTENQIVAFILAVFLCYLVYTGFDLLASIDAWGTFSYYIAQLGISYHYNAISKGLIDSRDVLYFLSVITIMLLATKLVLESRKW
- the gldA gene encoding gliding motility-associated ABC transporter ATP-binding subunit GldA, with protein sequence MGIEIKDLTKLYGTQAAVDHVSFTVGTGEIVGFLGPNGAGKSTTMKIATCYLPPTSGTVLVNGFDVLEQPMEVRRQVGYLPEHNPLYLDMYVREYLHFVGKLHGLGSGQVKARTDEMVNLCGLTRESHKKIGALSKGYRQRVGLAQALIHDPQVLILDEPTTGLDPNQIVEIRQLIKEVGQSKTVLFSTHIMQEVSALCDRVLIINQGKLVADSPVAELKNMGRQETRILAEFESDVHPEKALLSLPGVERVELAGALKYRIVAGSTSDLRSAIFRMAGEQGWPLVGLQQEENSLEKLFQELTNSGK
- a CDS encoding SDR family oxidoreductase, whose protein sequence is MELEGKVVVITGASSGIGLAAAKLLLEQGATVVSWSRSRPKISHPDFYFFECDVRHEQSVWTAFEQTVERLRQNISVLINNAGLGIQGAMDTMSPKDWLTMMDTNVNGIFYCTRLVLPQMKKQMEGHIINISSIAGLTGIENMSGYCATKFAVRGISQALFKEVRPFGVKVTCIYPGSTATAFFDGFEGTGTAPKNMMQPEDIASTILHVLQSPPNYHHVDIEVRPLMPKGRPEPKKA
- a CDS encoding SDR family NAD(P)-dependent oxidoreductase; protein product: MQKYIVVTGGTKGIGRAIVDRFAAEGFHIITCARHEQDLKKLKLEIERDFTFSKVFYQAVDVGQEGEIKRFLEYIKTLKVKIDVLVNNAGFFIPGMIHEESETVLREMINTNLYSAYDLTKGLVGDMIKRRDGHIFTICSTASVTAYTNGGSYCIAKHALYGMTRVLREELKEHGIRVTAVLPGATFTASWEGVDLPKDRFMKPEDVAQAIFTAHCLSKNTVIEELLLRPQLGDI
- a CDS encoding MlaE family ABC transporter permease, with protein sequence MKTFGAFLLFLSTLVKRGESFKILFNRVIDEAILIGIDSIFIVGVVSSFIGAVTCVQISYNLTNALIPNSTIGFMVREMTILELAPTITSIVLAGKVGSNIAGGLGTMRITEQIDALEVMGINSASYLVLPKIIASLLVFPMLVIISMFLSILGGYLAGTLSGALSGQEYIIGLRSSFIPYNITFALIKSFVFAFLIASISSYQGYFTSGGALEVGRASTNAVTSSVIAILIADYVLAQVLL
- a CDS encoding ABC transporter ATP-binding protein, with product MIEIHNIQKSFNGKKVLKGISGVFESGKMNMLLGASGTGKSVLLKCIVGLVKPDVGSITYDGRIFANNKLDIKQEIRRKIGMLFQGGALFDSMNVNENVEFPLIMLTDMGKAERKERVEFCLKRVGLENAGNLMPSELSGGMKKRVGIARAIAPHCTYLFCDEPNSGLDPLTALKIDELIKEITEEYDITTIVVTHDMNSVLEYGDNVMFLYEGKKLWEGHSSTIMDTHVKELNDFIFSNRLMRDAKKIEQIEEEEQNKLEEEEEQKKEENR